The Odocoileus virginianus isolate 20LAN1187 ecotype Illinois chromosome 12, Ovbor_1.2, whole genome shotgun sequence genome has a segment encoding these proteins:
- the FBXO21 gene encoding F-box only protein 21 isoform X3: MAAALVDSAMEVVPALVEEAAPEAAGLSCLVNLPGEVLEYILCSGSLTAADIGRVSSTCRRLRELCQGSGKVWKEQFRVRWPSLMKHYSPTDYVNWLEEYKVRQKAGLEARKIVASFSKRFFSEHVPCNGFSDIENLEGPEIFFEDELVCILNMEGRKALTWKYYAKKILYYLRQQKILNNLKAFLQQPDDYESYLEGAVYIDQYCNPLSDISLKDIQAQIDSIVELVCKTLRGINSRHPSLAFKAGESSMIMEIELQSQVLDAMNHVLYDQLKFKGNRMDYYNALNLYMHQVLIRRTGIPISMSLLYLTIARQLGVPLEPVNFPSHFLLRWCQGAEGATLDIFDYIYIDAFGKGKQLTVKECEYLIGQHVTAALYGVVNVKKVLQRMVGNLLSLGKREGIDQSYQLLRDSLDLYLAMYPDQVQLLLLQARLYFHLGIWPEKCHTSAVVLRKDVAVGKVLGSYLKMLPPAQTAAVFPGPPWDPKEENETLYQVTTCLPAPCCPELNS; this comes from the exons ATGGCGGCGGCATTGGTCGACAGCGCGATGGAGGTGGTACCGGCGCTGGTGGAGGAGGCCGCGCCCGAGGCGGCGGGCCTCAGCTGCCTCGTCAACCTGCCGGGAGAGGTGCTAGAGTACATCCTGTGTAGCGGCTCGCTGACGGCCGCCGACATCGGCCGCGTCTCCAGCACCTGCCGGCGGCTGCGCGAGCTGTGCCAGGGTAGCGGGAAGGTGTGGAAGGAGCAGTTCCGGGTGAG GTGGCCTTCGCTTATGAAACACTACAGCCCCACCGACTACGTCAATTGGTTGGAGGAGTACAAAGTTCGGCAAAAAGCTGGGTTGGAAGCCCGGAAGATTGTAGCCTCGTTCTCAAAGAGGTTCTTTTCAGAGCAC GTCCCTTGTAACGGTTTCAGTGACATTGAGAATCTTGAGGGCCCAGAGATATTTTTTGAGGATGAGCTGGTGTGTATCCTAAATATGGAAGGAAG aaaAGCTTTGACCTGGAAATACTACgccaaaaaaattctttattaccTAAGACAACAGAAAATTTTGAATAATCTCAAGGCTTTTCTTCAGCAGCCTGATGACTATGAATCGTATCTTGAAG GCGCAGTGTATATTGACCAGTACTGCAACCCTCTCTCTGACATAAGTCTCAAGGACATCCAGGCTCAGATTGACAGCATCGTGGAGCTTGTTTGCAAAACCCTCCGGGGCATAAACAGTCGCCACCCCAGCTTGGCCTTCAAGGCAG GTGAATCCTCCATGATCATGGAAATAGAGCTCCAGAGTCAGGTGCTGGATGCCATGAACCACGTCCTGTATGACCAGCTGAAGTTCAAGGGGAACCGAATGGATTACTACAATGCCCTGAACTTATATATGCACCAG GTGTTAATCCGCAGAACAGGAATCCCCATCAGCATGTCTCTGCTCTACCTGACAATTGCCCGGCAGTTGGGGGTCCCACTGGAGCCTGTCAACTTCCCCAGCCACTTCTTACTAAGGTGGTGCCAAGGTGCAGAAGG GGCGACCCTGGACATCTTTGACTACATCTACATAGATGCTTTTGGGAAAGGCAAGCAGCTGACAGTGAAAGAGTGTGAATACCTGATCGGCCAGCATGTGACCGCGGCACTGTACGGGGTGGTGAATGTGAAGAAGGTGTTGCAGCGAATGGTGGGAAACCTGTTAAGTCTAGGAAAGCG GGAAGGCATCGACCAGTCCTACCAGCTCCTAAGGGACTCTCTGGACCTGTACTTGGCGATGTACCCCGACCaggtgcagctgctgctcctccaagccaggctttactTCCACCTGGGTATCTGGCCAGAGAAG TGTCACACATCTGCCGTAGTTCTGAGAAAGGATGTGGCAGTAGGAAAAGTCCTGGGCTCCTATCTTAAGATGTTGCCTCCAGCCCAGACAGCAGCCGTCTTCCCAGGACCCCCATGGGAtccaaaagaggaaaatgagactCTCTACCAAGTCACCACCTGCCTCCCAGCACCTTGTTGTCCAGAATTGAACAGctga